One part of the Marinobacterium rhizophilum genome encodes these proteins:
- a CDS encoding Nif3-like dinuclear metal center hexameric protein, with the protein MYKLCFYVPEENLQSVKQALFDAGVGRIGDYDSCCWQTLGRGQFRPLAGSDPHIGSQGELEQLSEWKVEMVCDDSLIRLAVATLKLAHPYEEVAFDVWRLESFDD; encoded by the coding sequence ATGTACAAACTTTGCTTTTACGTACCGGAGGAGAATCTGCAGAGCGTGAAGCAGGCGCTGTTTGATGCAGGCGTTGGCCGCATCGGTGATTACGACAGCTGCTGCTGGCAGACCCTTGGCAGAGGGCAGTTCCGGCCGCTGGCGGGCAGCGATCCGCATATCGGCAGCCAGGGGGAGCTCGAACAACTGAGTGAGTGGAAGGTGGAAATGGTGTGTGACGACAGCCTGATTCGCCTTGCGGTAGCCACCCTGAAGCTGGCGCATCCGTACGAGGAAGTGGCGTTTGATGTCTGGCGTCTTGAGTCTTTCGACGATTAG
- the dapB gene encoding 4-hydroxy-tetrahydrodipicolinate reductase: MIRVAVTGAAGRMGKTNIEALQLAEGVELSAAIVEPNSSLLGADAGELAGVGRLGVTLVGDINDVLDDFDVLIDFTTPSSTMDNVALCARHGKKIVIGTTGLNDEQKAELEVRATQIAILFAPNMSVGVNVCFKVLDLVARTLGDDYDIEVIETHHRHKVDAPSGTALRLGEVVADALGRDLKECAVYGREGQTGARSRTEIGFETIRAGDVVGDHTVLFATEGERIEITHKASSRMTFAKGAVRAAQWLGQRETGLFDMQDMLGLR, translated from the coding sequence ATGATTCGAGTAGCAGTAACCGGTGCGGCCGGTCGCATGGGCAAGACCAATATCGAGGCGCTGCAGCTGGCCGAAGGCGTCGAGCTGAGCGCCGCCATTGTTGAGCCCAACAGCTCGCTGCTGGGTGCGGATGCCGGTGAGCTGGCCGGTGTCGGCCGCCTGGGCGTTACACTGGTGGGTGATATCAACGATGTGCTGGATGATTTTGACGTCCTGATCGATTTCACCACGCCGTCTTCCACCATGGATAACGTCGCGCTGTGCGCCCGCCATGGCAAGAAAATCGTGATCGGTACCACCGGCCTGAATGATGAGCAGAAAGCGGAGCTGGAGGTGCGTGCCACCCAGATCGCCATTCTGTTCGCACCCAACATGAGCGTGGGGGTGAACGTCTGCTTCAAGGTTCTCGACCTGGTGGCGCGTACCCTGGGTGATGACTACGACATCGAAGTCATCGAGACCCATCACCGCCACAAGGTGGATGCACCGTCTGGCACGGCGCTGCGCCTGGGCGAAGTGGTGGCCGATGCCCTGGGGCGGGATTTGAAGGAGTGTGCCGTCTATGGTCGAGAGGGTCAGACCGGTGCGCGCTCACGCACGGAAATCGGTTTTGAAACCATTCGCGCCGGCGATGTGGTGGGGGATCATACGGTGCTGTTCGCCACTGAGGGCGAACGTATCGAAATCACCCACAAGGCCAGCAGCCGCATGACGTTTGCCAAGGGTGCGGTGCGTGCCGCCCAGTGGCTGGGCCAGCGCGAAACGGGCCTGTTCGACATGCAGGACATGCTGGGTCTGCGCTAG
- the cysE gene encoding serine O-acetyltransferase yields MNSVAIEPAALWARLQQEARLEIEREPFLASFYHAAIISHRDLASALSFLLASKLADEVMSAVSLREMIEQAYAEDPSIIHCACLDLMAVKTRDPAVDSLCTVLLYLKGFSALQTHRVSHNLWKQGRRALALYFQSRVSSVMQVDIHPAARIGHGVMFDHATGIVIGETSVVENDVSILQNVTLGGTGKDSGDRHPKIREGVLIAAGAKIFGNIEVGAGAKVGGGSVVLDNVPPHTTVVGVPARVVGHPGCDKPALDMNQSFPKDSA; encoded by the coding sequence ATGAACTCTGTCGCCATAGAACCCGCCGCGCTCTGGGCCCGGCTTCAGCAGGAAGCCAGGCTTGAGATCGAGCGTGAGCCCTTTCTGGCAAGTTTCTACCATGCCGCCATTATCAGTCACAGGGACCTGGCCTCGGCGCTGTCGTTCCTGCTGGCGTCCAAGCTTGCCGACGAGGTGATGTCGGCGGTCTCGCTGCGGGAAATGATCGAGCAGGCCTACGCCGAAGATCCGAGCATTATCCATTGCGCCTGCCTTGATCTCATGGCCGTGAAAACCCGGGACCCCGCTGTCGACAGCCTCTGCACCGTGCTGCTGTACCTCAAGGGCTTTTCCGCGCTGCAAACCCACCGCGTGTCGCACAACCTCTGGAAGCAGGGGCGCCGCGCCCTGGCACTTTACTTCCAGAGTCGCGTCAGTTCGGTGATGCAGGTGGATATTCACCCGGCGGCACGCATCGGCCACGGCGTCATGTTCGACCATGCCACCGGTATCGTTATCGGTGAAACCAGCGTGGTTGAAAACGATGTCTCGATCCTGCAGAACGTGACCCTCGGCGGAACCGGCAAGGACAGTGGCGATCGCCATCCCAAGATTCGCGAAGGCGTGCTGATTGCGGCCGGTGCCAAGATCTTCGGCAATATCGAAGTCGGTGCGGGCGCGAAAGTCGGCGGTGGCAGTGTGGTGCTGGACAATGTTCCACCCCATACCACGGTGGTCGGTGTGCCGGCCCGGGTGGTGGGTCACCCTGGCTGTGACAAGCCGGCGCTGGACATGAACCAGTCTTTTCCCAAGGACAGCGCCTGA
- the dnaJ gene encoding molecular chaperone DnaJ, translating into MSKRDYYEVLGVSRDTADRDIKKAYRRMAMKFHPDRNPGDAESEDKFKEVNEAYEVLSDAQKKAAYDQYGHAGVEQGAGGQGGFDGGFSDIFGDVFGDIFGGGGGGRRRSSVQRGADLRYNLDLSLEDAVRGVEKSIRVPTLVGCEPCNGSGAKPGTSAKVCGTCGGNGQVRMQQGFFSVQQTCPTCRGEGKVISEPCGSCRGQGRVEEVKTLSVKIPPGVDTGDRIRLSGEGEAGSHGGPAGDLYVQVNVRQHPIFERDGRDLYCEIPISFVDAALGGELEVPTLNGRVKLRVPAETQTGKLFRLRGKGVTPVRGGPVGDLLVRVVLETPVSLTSRQKELLQDFQKETEGGKKHSPKKNSFFDSVKQFFEDMT; encoded by the coding sequence ATGTCCAAACGAGATTATTACGAAGTGTTGGGCGTGTCTCGCGACACGGCCGACCGCGATATCAAGAAAGCCTACCGGCGCATGGCGATGAAGTTTCACCCGGACCGTAACCCGGGCGACGCCGAATCTGAAGACAAGTTCAAGGAGGTCAACGAGGCCTACGAAGTTCTGTCCGATGCGCAGAAGAAAGCCGCCTACGACCAGTATGGCCATGCCGGTGTCGAGCAGGGTGCCGGAGGCCAGGGTGGTTTTGACGGCGGCTTCTCCGATATTTTCGGCGATGTCTTCGGCGATATTTTCGGGGGCGGCGGCGGTGGCCGTCGTCGCAGTTCGGTTCAGCGCGGCGCGGATTTGCGTTACAACCTGGACCTGAGCCTTGAAGATGCCGTGCGTGGCGTTGAAAAGTCCATTCGTGTACCCACCCTCGTTGGCTGTGAACCCTGTAACGGTTCCGGCGCCAAGCCAGGCACCAGCGCCAAGGTGTGCGGTACCTGTGGCGGTAATGGCCAGGTGCGCATGCAGCAGGGCTTTTTCTCTGTGCAGCAAACCTGCCCGACGTGCCGTGGTGAAGGCAAGGTCATTTCCGAGCCCTGTGGCAGCTGCCGTGGCCAGGGTCGCGTAGAAGAGGTCAAAACGCTGTCGGTGAAGATTCCGCCGGGCGTGGATACCGGTGATCGTATTCGCCTCTCGGGCGAGGGCGAGGCGGGCAGCCATGGCGGCCCGGCAGGGGACCTGTATGTACAGGTCAACGTGCGTCAGCACCCGATCTTCGAGCGGGACGGGCGCGATCTATACTGCGAGATACCGATCAGCTTCGTCGATGCGGCGCTGGGCGGGGAGCTCGAAGTACCGACCCTGAATGGCCGCGTCAAGCTGCGGGTTCCGGCGGAAACGCAAACCGGCAAGCTGTTCCGACTGCGCGGCAAGGGGGTAACCCCGGTGCGTGGCGGCCCGGTGGGTGATCTGCTGGTGCGTGTGGTGCTGGAAACGCCGGTAAGCCTCACCAGCCGTCAGAAAGAGTTGCTGCAGGATTTCCAGAAGGAAACCGAAGGTGGCAAGAAGCACAGCCCGAAAAAAAATTCGTTCTTCGATTCTGTGAAGCAGTTCTTCGAAGATATGACCTGA
- the dnaK gene encoding molecular chaperone DnaK → MGKIIGIDLGTTNSCVAILDGDKTRVLENAEGDRTTPSIVAYSEDGEILVGQPAKRQAVTNPANTLFAIKRLIGRRFKDDVVQKDIKMVPYSIVEADNGDAWVAVKGKKMAAPQVSAEILKKMKKTAEDYLGEAVTEAVITVPAYFNDAQRQATKDAGRIAGLDVKRIINEPTAAALAYGLDKGKGDRTIAVYDLGGGTFDVSIIEIADVDGEHQFEVLATNGDTFLGGEDFDLKLINYLADEFKKESGIDLHNDPLALQRLKEAAEKAKVELSSAQQTDVNLPYITADATGPKHLNVKVTRSKLESLVEELVKRTLDPCRLALKDADLSASAIDEIILVGGQTRMPMVQKSVAEFFGKEPRKDVNPDEAVAIGAAIQGAVLSGDVKDVLLLDVTPLTLGIETMGGVATGLIEKNTTIPTKKSQVFSTADDNQNAVTIHVVQGERKQASQNKSLGRFDLADIPMAPRGVPQIEVTFDLDANGILNVSAKDKATGKQQSIVIKSSSGLSDDEIDQMVADAESHADEDRKFEELAQARNQGDAMVHSARKTLTEAGDKATAEEKEQIEKAISELEEALKGDSKDEIEAKVATLTEAISGVAQKMYADAAAEAQGEQAGEEATGKPGDDAVDAEFEEVKDDKK, encoded by the coding sequence ATGGGTAAAATTATTGGTATCGACCTGGGAACCACCAACTCCTGTGTGGCAATCCTGGATGGCGACAAGACTCGCGTGCTGGAAAATGCCGAAGGCGACCGCACCACGCCGTCCATCGTCGCCTACAGCGAAGATGGCGAGATTCTGGTAGGGCAGCCGGCCAAGCGCCAGGCCGTCACCAACCCGGCCAATACCCTGTTTGCCATCAAGCGCCTGATCGGCCGTCGCTTTAAAGACGATGTGGTACAGAAAGACATCAAGATGGTGCCTTACTCCATCGTTGAAGCCGACAACGGCGACGCCTGGGTTGCGGTCAAGGGCAAGAAGATGGCTGCGCCCCAGGTCTCTGCCGAAATCCTGAAGAAAATGAAGAAGACTGCCGAAGACTACCTGGGTGAGGCGGTGACTGAAGCCGTTATCACCGTACCGGCCTACTTCAACGACGCTCAGCGTCAGGCGACCAAGGATGCCGGCCGCATTGCGGGCCTGGACGTCAAGCGCATCATCAACGAACCGACCGCTGCGGCTCTGGCCTACGGTCTGGACAAGGGCAAGGGTGACCGCACCATCGCCGTTTATGACCTGGGTGGTGGTACCTTCGACGTTTCCATCATTGAAATTGCTGATGTCGATGGCGAGCACCAGTTCGAAGTACTGGCCACCAACGGTGATACCTTCCTTGGCGGTGAAGATTTCGACCTCAAGCTGATCAACTACCTGGCGGACGAGTTCAAGAAAGAGTCCGGCATCGATCTGCACAACGATCCGCTGGCGCTGCAGCGTCTGAAGGAAGCGGCCGAGAAGGCCAAGGTTGAGCTGTCTTCTGCCCAGCAGACCGACGTCAACCTGCCGTACATCACGGCTGATGCCACCGGTCCGAAGCACCTTAACGTCAAGGTCACGCGTTCCAAGCTGGAATCCCTGGTGGAAGAACTGGTCAAGCGTACGCTGGATCCGTGCCGCCTGGCGCTGAAAGATGCCGACCTGAGCGCCTCCGCCATCGATGAAATCATCCTGGTCGGCGGTCAGACCCGCATGCCGATGGTGCAGAAGTCCGTTGCCGAGTTCTTTGGCAAGGAACCGCGCAAGGACGTGAACCCCGATGAGGCCGTCGCCATCGGTGCTGCGATCCAGGGCGCCGTTCTGTCCGGTGATGTGAAGGACGTACTGCTGCTGGACGTCACTCCGCTGACCCTGGGTATCGAAACCATGGGTGGGGTCGCGACCGGGCTGATCGAGAAGAACACCACTATCCCGACCAAGAAGTCCCAGGTGTTCTCCACCGCCGACGACAACCAGAACGCCGTGACCATTCACGTGGTTCAGGGTGAGCGCAAGCAGGCGAGCCAGAACAAGTCGCTGGGCCGCTTCGACCTGGCAGACATCCCGATGGCGCCGCGCGGCGTGCCGCAGATCGAAGTGACCTTCGACCTCGACGCCAACGGTATCCTCAACGTGTCCGCCAAGGACAAGGCTACCGGCAAGCAGCAGTCCATCGTCATCAAGTCTTCCTCCGGCCTGTCGGATGACGAAATCGATCAGATGGTGGCGGATGCCGAGTCCCACGCCGATGAAGACCGCAAGTTCGAAGAGCTGGCCCAGGCCCGCAACCAGGGCGATGCCATGGTTCACTCGGCGCGCAAGACGCTGACCGAAGCCGGTGACAAGGCAACTGCTGAAGAAAAAGAGCAGATCGAAAAAGCCATTTCCGAGCTGGAAGAAGCCCTCAAGGGTGACAGCAAGGACGAGATCGAAGCCAAGGTCGCTACCCTGACCGAAGCGATCTCCGGTGTGGCACAGAAGATGTATGCCGATGCCGCAGCAGAGGCGCAGGGTGAGCAGGCAGGTGAAGAAGCGACGGGCAAGCCCGGCGATGACGCTGTCGATGCAGAGTTTGAAGAGGTCAAAGACGACAAGAAGTAA
- the grpE gene encoding nucleotide exchange factor GrpE, whose amino-acid sequence MAEQEKNPAEEILESPVADEQVVDAAAEAADAAELPDAQTLAQELETVTSEMDELRDQLLRTQADFMNVRRRAEQDVEKAHKFGVEKFANEMLPVVDSLERAVEAFDKEDAATQAIREGVELTLGMLVSGLGKFKVEPVEPQGATFDPALHQAMSLVDAPDTAPNTVVAVVQKGYTLNGRLLRPAMVMVSKS is encoded by the coding sequence ATGGCAGAGCAAGAGAAAAATCCGGCGGAAGAAATCCTGGAGTCGCCGGTCGCCGATGAGCAGGTGGTCGATGCCGCGGCAGAGGCAGCAGATGCTGCAGAGCTGCCCGACGCCCAGACACTGGCCCAGGAACTCGAAACTGTCACCTCGGAAATGGACGAGTTGCGTGATCAGCTGTTGCGCACTCAGGCCGACTTCATGAATGTACGTCGTCGTGCCGAGCAGGATGTGGAGAAGGCACACAAGTTTGGCGTCGAGAAGTTCGCCAATGAAATGTTGCCGGTCGTCGACAGCCTGGAACGCGCCGTCGAGGCTTTCGACAAGGAAGACGCTGCCACGCAGGCGATTCGCGAAGGTGTCGAGCTGACGCTGGGCATGCTGGTATCGGGTCTGGGCAAGTTCAAGGTCGAGCCGGTTGAGCCGCAGGGCGCAACCTTCGACCCTGCGCTGCACCAGGCCATGTCGCTGGTGGACGCGCCGGATACAGCGCCCAACACCGTGGTCGCCGTCGTCCAGAAAGGCTACACCCTCAACGGGCGCCTGTTGCGCCCGGCGATGGTCATGGTTTCGAAAAGTTAA